Proteins encoded within one genomic window of Bemisia tabaci chromosome 2, PGI_BMITA_v3:
- the LOC109032508 gene encoding ATP-dependent RNA helicase DDX55 produces the protein METKWSDLKVPIDERILKTIQELKFSSMTPVQAACIPLLLTNKDVAAEAVTGSGKTIAFLIPMLQMLIKKMDKLKKHEVGGLIISPTRELALQTSRVLAEFLKNIKELTQILLVGGSSVAQDIHKFNNKGGNIIVATPGRLEDVLIRQQTDCNLPTALKSLELLVLDEADRLLDLGFEKTISNILQFLPTQRRTGLFSATQTKQVTLLIRAGLRNPVLVVVKEKGTAEDQQSSVSTPSSLKNYYTIVEPQNKLTTLISFIKQNGFNNKYIVFFSTCACVEYFFELLKCLLPKVQLFCTHGKMKDVKRYKVFDSFQEAKSGILICTDVMARGVDIPEVHWVIQFDPPSSATCFVHRCGRTARIGNKGSALVMLQPHEDAYVYFINKNQKVVLDELPQIDLMDAQDITNKIRKLQLSDRLIFDKANRAFVSYVKAYSKHECNLLLKVKDLNLGQLAFGFGLLRLPKMPELKGKTDEDFEAVEIDFNSIKYKNKEREKSRGDKLKVYQETGKWPVKPSALKKRMKQTVPWSKTKEGKDERKKKREMRAKLKQAVKNGEKKKKRKRKLNSDQLNDLAENLKLIKKMKRSKKNSNDLDEDFGLNEDCGDLIEGDGS, from the exons ATGGAAACCAAATGGTCGGATTTGAAAGTTCCTATAGATGAAAGGATCCTCAAAACTATCCAAGAGTTGAAGTTTTCTTCCATGACTCCCGTGCAG GCTGCTTGTATACCCCTTCTGCTCACAAACAAAGATGTTGCTGCTGAAGCAGTCACTGGTAGTGGAAAAACGATAGCGTTCCTCATCCCAATGCTTCAGATGCTCATT AAGAAGATGGATAAACTCAAGAAACATGAAGTTGGCGGTCTAATAATATCTCCAACTAGAGAACTAGCTCTTCAGACCAGTCGTGTTCTAGCTGAGTTTTTGAAGAATATCAAAGAACTTACGCAAATTTTACTGGTGGGTGGCAGCTCTGTGGCTCAGGACATTCACAAATTTAACAACAAAGGTGGAAATATCATCGTAGCTACTCCTGGACGACTAGAAGATGTCCTCATCAGACAACAGACTGACTGCAATCTTCCTACAGCCCTAAAATCTTTG GAGCTACTCGTTTTAGATGAAGCTGACAGGCTGCTTGACCTAGGGTTCGAAAAAACTATCAGCaatattttacagtttttaccAACTCAAAGAAGAACTGGACTTTTTTCAGCAACACAAACTAAACAAGTAACACTTCTTATTCGAGCTGGTCTTCGAAATCCTGTTCTGGTAGTGGTGAAAGAAAAAGGAACTGCAGAGGA TCAGCAGTCAAGTGTCTCCACTCCATCATCCCTTAAGAATTACTACACAATTGTTGAACCTCAGAATAAACTCACAACTTTGATCAGCTTCATCAAACAGAATGGCTTTAATAATAAGtacattgtgtttttttctactTGTGCGTgcgttgaatatttttttgaacttCTCAAATG TTTGTTGCCCAAGGTACAACTGTTCTGTACCCATGGTAAAATGAAAGACGTGAAAAGGTATAAAGTCTTCGACAGTTTTCAGGAGGCAAAATCAG GTATCTTGATTTGCACTGATGTAATGGCAAGAGGTGTTGATATACCTGAAGTTCATTGGGTCATTCAGTTTGACCCCCCTTCATCTGCCACTTGCTTTGTCCATCGTTGTGGCAGGACCGCAAGAATTGGAAATAAAGGATCTGCATTGGTTATGCTTCAACCTCATGAAGATGCCTACGtttattttatcaataaaaatcaaaag GTGGTGCTAGACGAGTTGCCTCAGATTGATCTCATGGATGCGCAAGatattacaaataaaataaggaAACTGCAATTAAGTGACAGACTGATTTTTGATAAAGCCAACCGTGCCTTTGTATCCTATGTGAAAGCCTACAGCAAACATGAATGCAATCTGCTCTTGAAAGTCAAAG ATCTTAACCTAGGACAACTTGCGTTTGGCTTTGGTCTTCTACGCCTACCTAAAATGCCAGAACTGAAGGGGAAAACTGATGAGGATTTTGAAGCagttgaaattgattttaacTCCATTAAGTACAA aaacaaagaaagagaaaagtcACGTGGAGACAAGTTAAAAGTCTACCAAGAAACTGGGAAATGGCCTGTGAAGCCGTCTGCACTGAAGAAACGAATGAAACAAACTGTTCCATGGTCCAAAACGAAAGAAGGAAAAGACGAACGGAAAAAGAAACGAGAGATGAGAGCAAAATTAAAGCAGGCTGTGAAGAatggagagaagaagaagaagcggaaACGCAAATTAAATTCTGACCAGCTGAATGATCTGgccgaaaatttaaagttgatcaagaaaatgaagaggagCAAAAAG aattcaAACGATCTTGACGAAGATTTTGGCTTGAATGAAGATTGTGGAGATTTAATTGAGGGTGATGGATCGTGA
- the MED21 gene encoding mediator of RNA polymerase II transcription subunit 21, translated as MADRLTQLQDAVNQQAEHFCNSIGILQQMAPPSKFSGFDRSGSQTPQQQDDYPHMFAILIARCAKDIDVLIESLPSDDSSPELQVASLRRLEQENQSAAEQLEEVVRKGEALMEQIQAALSDIAQRQLEMQQLVNGCPSSVSATSSTTTSDKPSTSMVNGISSKPA; from the exons ATGGCAGACAGACTGACGCAGTTACAAGATGCTGTCAATCAG CAAGCTGAACATTTTTGCAACAGTATTGGAATTTTACAACAAATGGCACCaccatcaaaattttctggttTTGATCGAAGTGGATCTCAAACTCCTCAGCAACAAGATG ACTATCCACACATGTTTGCTATATTGATTGCGAGGTGTGCAAAAGATATTGATGTTTTAATTGAGTCCCTACCAAGTGATGACTCCTCTCCAGAACTTCAG GTTGCTAGTTTGAGGCGACTAGAGCAAGAAAACCAATCTGCTGCAGAGCAGCTGGAAGAGGTTGTTCGCAAAGGCGAAGCCCTCATGGAGCAGATCCAGGCAGCATTGTCAGACATCGCGCAACGGCAACTTGAAATGCAGCAGCTGGTCAATGGTTGCCCATCCTCCGTCAGTGCAACATCATCCACCACAACTAGCGACAAACCAAGCACATCAATGGTGAATGGCATTAGTAGCAAACCTGCGTGA